One window from the genome of Magnolia sinica isolate HGM2019 chromosome 4, MsV1, whole genome shotgun sequence encodes:
- the LOC131243016 gene encoding phytosulfokine receptor 1 yields MGVGDFSLFFFILCFSLCLQSHVLNSQNLTCNSNDLKALDGFSKGLNSTVGAWSNASSSDCCSWRGVECGPSSGNSSRRVVRLSLGNMQLKGPVSKSLASLDQLKVLNLSFNSLHGLIPAELFKSQQLEVLDLGFNDFFGQIPLNISLPSIQVFNISGNSFTGEQPLLIGSVNLTHFIINYNLFSGSVNASICSTSPRIEVLQLSANNFSGNFPVGFGNCNSLHELSLNENFLSGNFPDDLFGMLSLRRLYLQENNISGWLSERIGNLSHLTHLDISLNGFEGKVPDVFSSLGKLQHLCAHSNRFNGQLPVSLSNLPLLRLLNLRNNSLDGPISLNCTAMAHLSSLDLGSNRFHGSNLDNLSSCKALKNVNLARNSLNVKIPESFKNLQALSYLSLSNNSLHNISSSLQILQQCRNLTTLVLTMNFHEEEMPVDAIQGFGSLKVLVIPNCGLSGSIPPWLANCSKLQLLDLSWNRLQGSIPTWVGSLGSLFYLDLSNNSLTGEIPKSLTQLAGLISRNVSQEESTPNFPFFIRRNQNTTGLQYNQVTSFRPTLDLSCNMLTGPILLDFGKLKKLHVLELRKNNLSGTIPSELSGMTSLEVLDLSFNNLSGTIPVSLTNLSFLSSFSVANNSLSGVIPTGGQFSTFPNASFKGNKDLCGEHFTPCWPQTPLQSNKKERINRIAIIGMPIGIGSGVALVGAFVYIIVLRSCFQRQEDTVREESDTEKNLLPGSKLVLLFQSKENKEITIEDLLKSTGNFDQANIIGCGGFGLVYKATLPDGRKVAIKRLSGDGCQMEREFQAEVETLSRAQHENLVLLQGYCRYGNDRLLIYSYMENGSLDYWLHEKLNGGSALDWDTRLRIAQGAARGLAYLHQSCEPHILHRDIKSSNILLDENFKAHLADFGLARLILPYDTHVTTDLVGTLGYIPPEYSQASVATFKGDVYSFGVVLLELLTGKRPMDMCKPKGCRDLTSWVLQMKKERREDEVFDPFIYDKEHSKQMSQVLDIACLCLSECPKFRPFIQQIVLWLDNVGLDSQPIT; encoded by the coding sequence ATGGGTGTTGGAGATTTCTCGCTTTTCTTCTTTATCCTATGCTTTTCTCTCTGTCTCCAATCCCATGTCTTGAATTCCCAGAATCTGACCTGTAATTCAAATGATTTGAAAGCATTGGATGGTTTCTCCAAGGGTCTTAATTCGACAGTTGGGGCGTGGAGCAATGCCTCTTCTTCTGATTGCTGCAGCTGGCGCGGCGTTGAATGCGGACCGTCTTCTGGGAATTCCAGCAGAAGAGTAGTTAGGTTGTCTCTCGGAAACATGCAATTGAAAGGGCCCGTTTCAAAATCCTTGGCTAGTTTGGATCAGCTAAAAGTCCTCAATCTCTCCTTCAATTCTCTCCATGGCCTCATTCCAGCAGAATTATTCAAATCACAGCAATTGGAGGTCCTTGATTTGGGTTTTAATGATTTTTTCGGCCAGATTCCATTAAATATCAGTTTACCATCGATCCAGGTTTTCAACATTTCGGGCAATTCTTTCACCGGTGAGCAGCCACTCCTTATTGGTTCTGTGAATTTAACCCATTTCATCATCAATTACAATTTATTCTCTGGTTCCGTCAATGCGAGTATCTGCAGCACATCGCCTCGAATTGAAGTTCTTCAACTTTCTGCGAACAACTTCTCTGGCAATTTCCCAGTGGGTTTTGGTAATTGCAACTCCTTACATGAGCTCTCTCTCAATGAGAATTTTCTGTCTGGGAATTTTCCGGACGATTTATTCGGGATGTTGTCGTTGCGGCGGTTGTATCTTCAGGAAAACAATATTTCCGGGTGGCTGAGTGAGAGAATAGGTAATCTTTCTCATCTCACCCATTTGGATATTTCTCTCAATGGGTTTGAGGGGAAGGTCCCAGATGTTTTCAGTAGCCTCGGCAAATTACAGCATCTTTGTGCTCATTCGAACCGTTTCAACGGTCAGTTGCCCGTCTCATTGTCGAATCTGCCACTTCTCCGTTTGCTTAATTTGAGAAACAATTCTCTTGATGGTCCGATCAGTCTTAATTGCACTgcgatggcccaccttagttcccTCGATCTCGGTTCGAATCGGTTTCATGGTAGCAATCTCGATAATCTTTCCTCATGCAAGGCTCTGAAGAATGTAAATCTTGCTAGAAACAGCCTCAACGTCAAAATCCCAGAGAGCTTCAAGAATCTTCAGGCACTCTCCTACCTATCGTTATCGAATAATAGCCTACATAACATTTCATCTTCGTTGCAAATTTTGCAACAATGCAGGAACCTAACTACTCTAGTGCTTACGATGAATTTCCATGAAGAGGAAATGCCTGTTGATGCGATTCAAGGTTTTGGGAGCCTGAAGGTTCTGGTGATCCCAAACTGTGGTCTTTCTGGTTCAATCCCACCGTGGCTGGCTAATTGCAGTAAGTTGCAGCTGTTAGATTTATCGTGGAACCGATTGCAAGGAAGCATCCCAACCTGGGTGGGAAGCCTTGGGTCTCTCTTTTACTTGGATTTGTCAAACAATTCGCTTACTGGGGAAATCCCCAAGAGCTTGACACAGCTGGCAGGCCTCATTTCTCGCAACGTCTCGCAGGAAGAGTCCACCCCCAACTTCCCATTCTTCATCAGACGAAACCAAAACACTACAGGGTTGCAGTACAATCAGGTTACGAGCTTCCGTCCGACTCTGGATTTGAGTTGCAACATGCTTACAGGACCGATCTTGCTGGATTTTGGGAAACTGAAGAAGCTTCATGTGTTGGAATTGAGGAAGAACAATCTGTCAGGAACAATACCTAGTGAATTATCAGGCATGACGAGCTTGGAGGTTTTGGATCTTTCCTTCAATAATCTCTCCGGAACCATACCCGTTTCTTTGACCAATCTCAGCTTTCTATCAAGCTTCAGTGTAGCGAACAATAGCTTATCTGGGGTGATCCCGACGGGAGGCCAGTTCTCGACTTTCCCGAATGCAAGCTTCAAGGGAAACAAGGATCTTTGTGGTGAACATTTCACTCCTTGCTGGCCTCAAACTCCTCTGCAATCAAACAAGAAAGAACGGATAAACAGAATAGCTATCATAGGAATGCCAATTGGAATTGGATCTGGGGTGGCTTTAGTTGGCGCATTCGTATACATCATCGTGTTAAGATCCTGTTTTCAGAGACAGGAAGATACTGTAAGGGAGGAATCTGACACGGAAAAGAACTTACTACCAGGGTCCAAATTGGTTCTTCTATTTCAAAGCAAGGAAAACAAAGAGATCACCATCGAAGATCTGTTAAAATCCACCGGCAATTTCGACCAAGCTAATATCATTGGTTGTGGGGGGTTTGGTCTCGTCTACAAGGCGACTCTGCCGGACGGTAGGAAGGTTGCAATCAAACGGCTGTCTGGCGACGGCTGTCAGATGGAGAGAGAGTTCCAAGCTGAAGTTGAGACCCTCTCTAGAGCACAGCACGAAAATCTCGTTTTGCTTCAAGGGTATTGCAGGTATGGTAATGATCGGCTGTTAATCTACTCGTATATGGAGAACGGAAGCTTGGATTATTGGCTGCATGAGAAGCTTAATGGCGGTTCAGCGCTAGATTGGGATACTAGGCTTAGGATAGCTCAAGGAGCTGCAAGGGGTTTGGCTTACTTGCATCAATCATGCGAGCCCCATATCCTTCACCGGGATATCAAGTCGAGTAACATCCTCTTAGATGAAAATTTCAAAGCCCATTTGGCGGATTTCGGGCTTGCAAGGCTCATATTGCCTTACGACACTCATGTGACCACAGATCTCGTCGGAACCTTGGGCTACATCCCTCCCGAATACAGTCAAGCTTCAGTCGCCACCTTTAAGGGAGATGTATATAGTTTTGGGGTAGTTCTTTTGGAGCTTCTTACTGGTAAGAGGCCCATGGACATGTGCAAGCCGAAAGGGTGCCGAGATTTAACCTCGTGGGTGCTTCAGATGAAGAAGGAGAGGCGGGAAGATGAGGTGTTCGATCCGTTTATTTATGATAAGGAGCACAGCAAGCAGATGTCACAGGTGCTTGATATTGCATGCCTTTGCTTAAGCGAGTGTCCCAAATTCAGGCCTTTCATCCAACAGATAGTCTTGTGGCTCGACAATGTTGGGCTTGACAGCCAACC